ATGATGGCCACCTTCTTCTCCTGGCGTGCCAGGCTCATGGATCTGGGGGTGCCAGGTGTGCGGGGTGTCCTGGGGTAGCTGGGGGTGCCTGGGGTCCCAGGGGTGCGGCAGGAGTAGCTGGGCGGGGTGCAGGGTGTGATGGCTGTAGAGCCCGGGGTAATTGGAGTGCAGGTTCCACTCCGTGCTGATCTGGAGCGAGCATGATCAGTCCCTGTGGATAAAATAAACCAGTCTTCTGACCATGTGCATTCACTTTTTGGGCTATTGGCTTAATTTGAAGAGGAGCTGACCAGTCAATGCCAAAATAGCAGGACTGTCTATGACATTTGCACATCTCCCCTCCCTCAACCTTCAAAGTTCATCTAGCTTTCAAGACATCACATTGCAATGTGTTAATGATTAAACAGAAGCGCTCCCCCTACAGCGCACATTCTGTGTGGGAAGAGAAAACAGTAACAAGCACATTCTGTAAAATGCAGTTAACTTAACACAGTTAACTTAATACAGTAGGATTCACTTCTTAAAACCCAAGTCCTACTGTAAGTGCAACTGCATTTGTTATCTTTCTGCACGCTGTATGTTTCAGTTTTAGTAGAAGCATGTTAACTGAGAGCCACTGTTTTGAGAGAACTCCTGTTCCTCTGTGAGGATTTCTTACTGTCACTGCAAATACATTATAAATCAATTATTCATGGAGTCTGTTAGGGGTTTCATTTGTCATCTCTCTTTAATCCAAACTCTCATCGGCTGAAACAATGGAATTGTTTTAGGAGAAATTTGTAATTGTGATGAGGATATGGAGTTGTAAGAAAGCAGTCTGCTAAGGAGGTTCTAGTGGTGTGATGTGATGAGGATATGGATGGTAAGAAAGCAGTTTGCTAAGGAGGTTCTAGTGGTGTGATGTGATGAGGATATGGAGGGTAAGAAAGCAGTCTGCTAAGGAGGTTCTAGTGGTGTGATGTGATGAGGATATGGATGGTAAGAAAGCAGTCTGCTAAGGAGGTTCTAGTGGTGTGATGTGATGAGGATATGGATGGTAAGAAAGCAGTCTGTTAAGGAGGTTCTAGTGGTGTGATGTGATGAGGATATGGATGGTAAGAAAGCAGTCTGCTAAGGAGGTTCTAGTGGTGTGATGTGATGAGGATATGGAGGGGTAAGACAGGAATCCAGCTACCTGCCACTCCGCTTCGGCTAGCCCTCTGCTCAGCTCGTCCTTCAGATCGAATCGCTACATAGCGAGGAAAGGAACAGGGAGACGCAGGGCAGGGAAGgtaagggggagagagagggaaacaCAGCCGTGAATAGAGGCTCTACTGGCTCTACCACACCACAAAAGCACTTGCCAGGGTAAGGAataaagcatttgttttatagtgctatttttattttatttatattgcgACTTTCATACCATCTCAAAGGTGCTTTACATGTCGTTTAAAACAGAAGGATgcagcatctctaatagaaaAGGGCAACGAATTCCACAATCTGAGGACATTATAACTGAATGAATTCTCGGAAAAGCCTTAAGTACCATTTCTCTACAAACCAGCCAGAAAGCAAAAGCCTTTCTACGTTTTTACAATATAGAACAGTAAACAGATAATCAGTTAGCCCATCACTGTCTTTCTTGTTGTAAACCTCAAAACGTTTtgcctttctttttattattattattatttttttttacttattttttatagTAAATGTCAAACTTGGTATTTTGCGATTATGTAACTTAGAATATAATTTTGACAACACTGGCAAATATTTTAATCAGCAAGTACAACAGCATGCTACAGAAGATAAGATAAACTGCAACCTTATAATACTACTTAATCATTCTACATTTTAAAGCTTTAAATTATAGTCTTGCTCATTTGTTCTGCCAGGGCAATTACTGCAGTGGTAAGGAATTCAATTTAGGCTTTATTCAGTGAGTCCAGGTACCTACGCTCACTCCCATCACTTCTGTGGTGTAGATGTTTGCCGTGGAATCAAGGAATGTGTCATAGCTTTATTATAAAAAGGAGATTATTTGTGATGCAAAGTCTCTTCCAGCAAAGTGTCTCGTGGGTGGAATGCAGAAGGCAACATAACATTTATAACGTTTAAAAATCTTTCATCTGTTCAGTTTCAGAATAATCATGAAATACAGATGGTAACAGGTACATGCAAAACCTGAAGCTTGTATACACTGTGGAGTCATTTAACACCCAAGCGTGTTTGTGAAATACATTCTATTTGTACGGTTATATAcagtacgcacacacacactgataatggGGGGAATCATTGAAATACATTCCTCAATTGTTTATTGCAAGTTTTGTTTCTTGAAATGGGTGTTTTTCTCCTTCCCCCAAAACATTGTGCTTATACAATGACGCTTTGAAGATAAACAGCTTTGTGAATGTTCCACAaagtgtttttattacatttcatacAAAACCGTGGTAACTTTATTTTAAATCTATTCATTCCACAAATAGATTTGCCAATttaaatgcgtttttttttttttttaatgattttatccTGCAAACACAAATGTAATTACACTGCAACTACAATGTACATTCTAGTGCAATAAAAAGCGATTAGAATATTGTTTCCAAAATGTTTTGATGTTAAAATCTAAATCAGGGAAACACAATTAAGCAGCGCAGTATTTTGCGCCTGGGAAGCTCTGAGGATGCACTCACATGTGGGGCGTCTTGGTGCGGTGGAGCCGGAGCTGGTGATGGAGGTGGAGCTCTCCTCATGATCGGCAGGGCCGGCTCGGCGCGAGGTCAGGATGGAGGAGGGTCTGGGCAGGGAAGAGCGCTTCTCAGGGCTCTGCGTGGTGCCATCCTGTCAGGGAATCAACCCACACAACATGATTCTAGTGGCTGGTCCACgtgggagggtgtgtgtgtgtgtgtgtgtgtggtgtgtgtgtgtgtgcgtgagtgcgtgtgtgtgtgtgtgagtgcgggcgggtgtgtgtgtgtgtatgtgtgtgtgtgcgtgagtgcgtgtgtgtgtgtgtgagtgcgtgtgtgtgcgcgcgtgtgatgcgtctgtgtgtgcatgcgtgcgtgcgtttgtgtgtgtaGCTACTCTGGTACAAAAGTGAGAATTTTTGTAAGAAAAAAACCCAAATGCCTGTATATCTCAATATCTTAAAGCGTTACTGGTTCAACGTTACAATACATCTGTTGttaatatacagctctggccagatTGCAGGGTCAGCATGTCTCTCAgtctatttatattttattttagggaAAAAAAGGCCACAGAATGaataaggaatttaaaaaaaaatgtacaatacagtatacagatgacGGGGTacagtcacaaaaaaaaaaaaaaaaaaaaagtttaatggatGGATGATTAATGGACCCCAGATTTGCTCAGTTTTAGTTGAATGCCTTTTTGGACCTAATCATAAACGTCAAGCCTCAGCTGTCAGTTACAGTTTATAGAATGCCGGGAGAAAGATTGAGATAGTAAGATAACGTTCTCCGCACGTCCACCTGCTTATCTTATACTCTGAAATAAATGATTATCTCTATATAACAATTCCCCATGTTCTCGGTGAGCCACTGtagtatcccttataaaagtttaccggtATTTTTGTATGCcacttttgcagttttcccatggttatactatgcatttaccatagtttaccctggtttgccatgtttattaacatgctttaccatacctctctgtacaaTGCTTTCCTACTCTTTACCACcctatgatttattacactttgttatactCTCACAGTGGGAAACTCTTGGATGCTTGGTGGAGCCCCCTTACCTGTACTGTATCGTTTATATTGTAGACCCTGGACCCTGCAGAAGAGGGCCGGACTGAGTAAAGCTCTGACTTAAGGTAAGATTTGTTCTCTGTGAGCGAGCAAGCTGAGCTGGGTCTCGGAGGGAAGAAGGCTGCTGCTGCTCGCTCTTTTGTGGTAGGAATCTTTGTTAGAGCAGATGAGGATGAGTTCTtgtgatgagagagaggggggagtgaTGGGGAGAAAGGgggatacaaaataaatgtaaaaaacaaaacaaacgaaaaTCAAATGTGATCAAAATCAACAAGCACGGCAAACAAcgtccaaaatatatatatatatatatgatcatggaaaatatataatacaataaatataacatgAAGTCTTAAGAACGGGACACTTGAGACTATAGTGATGCAAATCTTTAGCCCCTTAAGGACCAGGCATTTTCAGTTGACCCTTTCAGAAACTAACAATGATTTATTATTAGCAAAAGCTATCAATGTGATGTGATACAGCATGTATACCTACTCCGGTTgctaatgaactcctattttattttaaaaacactgaatgaaTGATTAACAATTAGCtgatatgtacagtatacaaatcatttttaaataaacagaattAAGATGAAAATGAACTTACAGCGATCTTGTCCCTGGATTGTCTTGCAGTGCTGAGGGGCTGCCTACCTTCGGCAGCTGCGACCGCTGCAGGAAAGAAGGCCTGAGTTTAAAGGCTGAGGTTTGTGGAAACGCAGAGAGAAGGCAGCAATGATCAGGGTAAATAATGGCATATGAAATATCAAGTCTAATAAAGCAGCAGctgaatatgaatatgaaaatCCACCCTCCAGAAAACTAGCGATTCAAAAAACACACAAGCTATGGGATACTTACCTACTGTCCAGTCTATATACCAGCGAGGGAGATGGTTCTCTCTGTTATGCTCTGTTACCTCTTCTTATAGCTATTATGGGctattaaatgcttttttttaaggcCCTGGATTTAAAGAAAAGTAATTTGTGCTGCTTCTGCTCTCTGCCTAAGTGTTTATGGTTGAGCCTGTGTGATGTTTATCAAAACTGTACCATGTTCTGTTGCTATTGGAGGATGACAGtgtttggaatcccaatgaaagtgaacaGCAGAGAGATTCCCTTGTCATTTAATAAATCATAGTGTAAACTGTATAGATAAAGAGATGACAGTTCAGTAAATGAACCCCAAATGATTAAAGCTAATAAAATACTGGGGGCTACTGATGGTTATAAATACCGTcaccatttaaatattaaattaggaccacAACTGTTACATCaaaggcaaaaaataaaataaatagacttTAGAGTCTCACACACACGCTCAATGTTAGAGATGCTGGTAAGTCCacttatttgaatgatttaaatgaCAGTAGTATTTAAATTCACCACCATTTCGATCAATTGAACAGTATCTACCGTAAAAAAATGATGGATGTAACTGGATTTTTTAAGGCATTTGGGTCCTGACCCAATAAAATACTTAGGTGTAGTTTTCCACCAGCAATTGATTTCATAAACCAGACCATTCTTGACCACCTGGTAAGATTAAACTCTGTGATGACTTTAACAGAATGCCCTGCATGGGGGCAAGAGATCTCAAGATCCCAACTACCCAGAAATAGATCAGAGCAGCTGTGAGCCTGGAATATCAGCCTGGGTCACACTGTATGTTAGTACACTGGTTAAACAAACACTTGGCATTGCCTGGGCTATATGGATGTTTCTAGCAAAGCTTCTTAAAACATATCATCAGTTTTAAAACCCGCCAAACAGAGAATCCACAGAAGAGCGATTTACACAGGCGCTGTACAATATGCCCATGGTGTGGTAAACCAGCTGATGGAATTCTTTCTCATTCTGTCACCAATACACATGATACCTGAACAGAAAGTCACCACTGCCAAATAGAGCGAAACATACGTGAATAATGCACCACGCCAACGTACCACCATCGCATGAGCACATCTGTAGCTGATACAGTAAAAAGCATGTATGATCATGGCTGCTGCCAAAAAAGATGCAACTAAAACATAATAAAGAAAGAAGGATAACTCACGAATGGCATAAGCGTTTAGaactacaacaaaaaagcaaaacagcCCAGCAGTttctaaaaacaacaacaacaacatcaacagcgcacaaaaataaaacaaataaaataaaatgaacaaaattCATTCTAGCGATGAGATACGAATGTCCATGTTTGCCAGCCACATTGCAGATCGTTTTGTTTTGAGTTTACAAAGTCACCTGTCGGTTTCCGTTTAGCAGAGGAATGATGGTGAGCTGGTCTAGGGTACCTGACCGCTGGTTTTAATGGGATTTTCCGGGAAGGAGACCGGGTCTGAATGTCAGATTTTTTAGtaagttcagccttcttaaacaCTGCTATAAGAAGGAGAGACAAAGTCAGATAGGAAAAGTAAAGCACTGACAAAGAAAGGCTTAAACATGACACAGGTAACCCCCTTACAAGCAATTCAATTCCCAATATTAAACAAGTAATTATTACTCATGTTTCTACTGTGCATTTATTCATTTAGTTTGTATTTACTGTGTGATAAAGAAAGTTTAAATACAATTTGACATGCCTAGCTTAATCAACAGTTTCTCGCTACTCAACAGCTGCAGCTTACTCTTCCCTATCAACACAAGGCAGTCAGAAGTTGCTGTTGCAGTCTGCTTTTTAGGTTCCATCTGGGGACTTCAAGGAGGACTAAGCTTTGTACTTGTGCCGATGGGGTTTTGCGCATCACATCTCATTTACAAACATTTTCTTTGTGAAAATGGTGCAAGAGCTAAGCCTGCATTGCCTTTCCAAAGCTCTTTCAAATCTTTATGAGTACAAGGATATCAGAATACCAATATGATAAACACATGCTAATCATTGCAcataaactttatatatatatatatatatatatatatatatatatatatatatatatatatatatacatattacacatattacacacacatatatatatatatatatatatatatatatatatatatatatatatatatatatatatatatatatatatatatatgtgtgtaattaggatcgatttttattttgtttagaaattacatattatattgtatttaccaTTTACCAAATAAATTGTATAATGGCAATAATAAACCACCATACAAAAAAGAAGTATTCATGTCTAGTGTAGGaaccttttttcttcttcatgtCGTCCCTCGGGACCATACTGGGCTCCTTTTTGGCCGCTTTCCTTTCAGGGGTGGACACTCTGCCTTTCCCCCTGCTCAGTGCCTTGTCCTTCGCGTGTTTTTCCACAGAGGGTCTTCTAATTTTAGGGCTCTCAGTTTTGGGGAGAGGTTCGATCTTTTCGGTCATGATGCTCCTGTCATCATCTGCAGTTCAGAATGAGCAAAATACGCAGCTGTGAGCTTTGACTGGCACAAGAACTCTTTGGGCAGGGGGCTTTAGAAAAAGTATGCTAAACCCAGTTACAAGTAAATGGTCTAGATACAGAAATATATTCTTAATTATACTAAGGTTATCTGGTATCAGGTACTGTACTAACACATTATCTGATTTAAAAACTGTACCCCCACCCACCCCATTATCAGGTTCTCTTATCTTACACATACTTAACACACATTATACAGAGATGGCTACATACTCACTACGTATATGGCTACCTCTGTTTGAACACTCCCTGCATTAAGGCTGCAATGCTCTGCACCCCTTAAAAACACTCCCTTAAAAACTATGCAATACAATACTTCCAAGGTAAATCTGTCATTATACAGCAGttgattttaaaaacatacacaaaGATGATTAAAGAGTGGAGTGTACATGTCAAACTCTATCCTAGCACTGAAAGGCAAAAGTTTAAAACCGCACCTTGAGCGTCCTGCCAAGCGCTGTCGGTATCCAAGATGGAGTCATCGATGGTTGTTTCATCCTTGTACTCATCATAAGTCTCTGTTCTACATTCTGATACAGGGACTTCCTTCTCTGGAGAGGAGGGAGCTACAGGAAGCTCCTCCAGACTTGCAGCCTGAATCTCTTCTTCTTCAGCCACCTCAGCTTGCCCATCTTCATCTTCAGTGGCATCCTGCATGACCGCTCCCTCAACTGGGTCAGAGAATCTCACACTATGGCAGGAGTCATCACCCTCCTCAATAGTTTGGACCACTGTAATGAAATCATCTTCCACGGTGACAATTGATTCTATAGCCCCCCTGGTTTCAAGGGTTTGATCAGTGTCCACATCCTCTGTAGATATCTGCGTTACAGGGGCGATCTCCTCCAGAACCTCTTTTGGTTCTTCACCCACTTCTACAGCATCTTCTATAATGCCGCCGCCTTCTTTCTGTTCCACAGCTTCCATGGCCTGAGCTTCCAAAGTCACTGGAGCAGGTTCAACAGCCAGTACAGGCTCAAGAGGAGCTTCCTCTGGCCTCTCTTCCTCTGGCCTCTCTTCCTCTGGCCTCGCAGGTTCAACAGCCAGTACAGGCTCAAGAGGAGCTTCCTCTAGCCTCTCTTCCTCTGGCCTCGCAGGTTCAACAGCCAGTACAGGCTCAAGAGGAGCTTCCTCTGGCCTCTCTTCCTCTGGCCTCGCAGGTTCAACAGCCAGTACAGGCTCAAGAGGAGCTTCCTTTGGCCTCTCTTCATCTGGCCTCTCTTCCTCTGGCCTCTCTTCCTCTGGCCTCGCAGGTTCAACAGCCAGTACAGGCTCAAGAGGAGCTTCCTTTGGCCTCTCTTCATCTGGCCTCTCTTCCTCTGGCCTCACAGGTTCAACAGCCAGTACAGGCTCAAGAGGAGCTTCCTTTGGCCTCTCTTCCTCTGGCCTCTCTTCATCTGGCCTCTCTTCCTCTGGCCTCTCTTCATCAGCAACCTTGGCTGTTGGGGGCAATTCCTCAACTGTCTGCTTTGATTCTGCAGCTTTATAGACCTCAATTGTGACCTCTATAGATGGTACCTGCTTCACAGGTTTAGGCTTCGTACCTCCTTCCTCATTGGAGCCGAGAACGCCCATGAGCTGATAGGCGTCTTCTGCATCCACTTCTTCATAGGCCTCCTGGTGCACCAAGTCTGGCTTGTCTTTCATTTTATCTTTTGTTTCTAGTAGTTCTCGCCCTTCAGCTAAGCTCAGAGACCTATCCTCAAGTTGTGGTTCTTTTACTGAACCTGCGTCTGATTTTGGTTCTTTTTCAGAAGCAGAATCTGGTTGAAGTTCTTTTTCGGAATCACCCTCTGCTTGTAGTTCATTTTTGGAATCAGCCTTCACATCTGTCTTTTCCTCTGCTGAATGTTCAGGCTTCATACCCTCAGGGATGACCTCCTCTAAAGGTTTAGCTTTGGGTTGAGGCTCAGGGATGGCCTCTTGACTTGTCTTGTCTGGCTGCACTTCATCAGTACCTTTCTTAACCTCCTCTTGCTGGTCAGTTTTCAAGGACTCTGAGGCTTTGTCTTCACTTGGCATCTCTTGCTCTTCAACCTCAGGAACAGTCTGCCTTTTGACATCAGGAACTACTTTAGGTTTAGCTGGGAGATCCAGTTCGCTTTCCTTTTCTTCTTCGTTCCCTGAAACACCAACTTGTGCATCTGTCTCTGCTTTACTGCTTTCTTTACTAACCCCTTCCATGGTTACACTTTCCTTGATTTCACAGGAGCCGTCATGTTGATCAAGTGGTTCTACTTTAGAAGAATCTTCTTTCACTTCTTTGTCCTCTGTTGTTTCTTCCTTTCTAGTCTCTTCTGCTTTGGGTTCTTCCATGAGAACTTCCTTCTCAGCAGGCTCTGCCTGAGTTTCCATAGACTCAGTTGCTTTCATAATTTCTTCCTTGTACTCCTCTAAAACTGGTGTGGTGAAGATTTGGAGAGGTGAACCCAGGGGGCTGTGCAAATCAGCAGGTGAGGGCATAGGACCAGTGTACTCACTGAAAACACAGTAGCCAATCTCTTCTTGGCTCTCACTTCTAGCTGCCTTCTGACTCATGTCCACTATAGCAAGCTGAGCCAAGGTGTCTCCCACCAGGGCTGGGATATCAGCAGGGACCGACTTTCTTCTAATCAGCTCAGTATCTGTGCTCTCAGAAGTCAGTCTGGATCTGGCACCTGCCAAGTCTAGCATCTCTGGCAAATCGGGTGCCATCACACTGCCGTTTTTATAATAATCCTTCATTTGGAACTGGGACTCTGTGGGTGATTCTGTCTGGGAGCTTGGTTTGCTTTCACCAGTGGGTAGGGATGTAGGGGAGTCTGCATCTGTGGTTTCCAGAATTACAGGAGGGAAAACTGGCCGCTTCTCTACAGCAGGTGTGGTAACTGGTAGGTAGTCTGTTGGCTCATCTAGACTACCACTGGTAAAGGATAGAATGTCTGAAGCCAGAGGTGAAAAGGTCCTTGGTGATTCCAAGGAAGCTATGGGTATGTTCAGTGAGTAGCTTCTCTGTTCCAGCGACAACCTGCCTACACTCAAACGACCTTCATCCTTCTTCTTCTCCAGCGTTGGCAGGGTTTTCAGCTCCTCCTTCACAGGGCTTTTCAGGATGTCTGGTTTGTCCACTGCTGGTTTCACATCTTGAGTCTGGGCCAGTGTGCTATAGCTTATCTCCTGGACTGAAGCAATATCACCAGCAATCTGGAACGTCTCCATCAATCCACTTGCATCAGATTCATCAATCACCCTCTGAAAAGACTCGGAGGCTTTCTCCCTTGCATCGCTCAACTCGTAATAGCCTTCCCCTTGCTGAGCATCAGCCTTTGCCTCTTCCTCTTTCAAGGCAGATGTCTCAAAATAGGCTGACATTCCTGATTTATCCTTTTCCgtgctttttaaatgtagatCCAAAGCACTGCAGGGTTCATCTTTGTCATGCAAGGCTGGTTGAATCTTAGCCTCAGTTATCTCCTTCTCCTGGATGCTTGCTTGGGTTTCTTCTTTCTCTGCAGGTTCCAGCTTTGTTTCAATCACTTTCCCTGTCTGGTCTGTTGGTAAAACTTCAGTGGGGGCTTCCTCGTTTAATTTGCTATCTGGTGCACCCGCAAGAGAAGTTTGGGGCTGTTTGACATCTGCATCCTTCTTGTCTTCACAAGGTTCAGAGGGTTTGATACTAGAGGCTCCCCGTTTCTCTGGTTCTTTCTTTGGATCCAAAACCAGTTTGCTTTCACTTTCTGCTGCACCGAAAACGTCAATTTCTGACTTAACCTCTTCCTTGTCCTCTTTGTTCTCTTGTGTTTTAACAGAAGAATGTTCTTCTTTACTAGAAGCTGCCTCTTGTGAGATAATGACTGCTTCCTTTTTCACACTAAGGTCTACAGCCTGCAATGCATCTGGTTTAACATCTTTGTCTTGTTTGGTAACTtccgctttgtctaaactgcccACACCAGTCTTTGTCAAACTAATCAGTGGCTCAGTGATTAACTCTTGAGGCTTGTCTTTTGTAGACTGGCTATCTGGAGCCTGTGGTTTTGGACTGCTTGGTACATCCACATCTCCTGGAAGTTTGCCAGCTGGGGTGTCTTTGGTTTGGGAAACATCAGTGAGGTTTACTTTCTGGTCCTCTGGGTAAGTTTTATCTGACTTCTCTGCAGTATTTGCAGGAATCTCACTAGAATCTTTCAcaatgtcagtgcatttatctgatTCTTTAGACAATAGTTTTGTGGAATCTTCAGACTGGATTTTTCCTTCTGCTGGAGAAGCAGTGGACCCTGACGGACCTGACTCAGCTTTGGGTGGCTCAGTCACAGCAGGTGTCTCTATACCTTTCAAAGGGAGGGTTTCTGAATCCTTGGACTGAGGAGTTGGAGCATGGTCTTCCTTGTTGTCCTCCTCTGAAGGTGGAGTTGTTTGGGGTTCAGTTTTAGGCTGCACATTAGATTTCTCCTCTGACCTCTCAGCTTCCTTGAGGTCCGAGCTGAGGGTAGGGGCTTGACCGCTGACTGCCCCCCCTTGGCTCTGTGTGTCCATCTTCAGGGCTGCAAGCAAATCTAAAGTAGTCTGGTTGTTCTGTTTTTGCAAGCAACACATTACAAACAGCCAAAGCTCTCCAAAAATGCATGTCTTCATACAACACAATGCACTAGGTGTTTTGAGAATGGTCAAAAAGAGCATGAAGGTACAagaaaaatggaaataaaaaaatgatccgGATGTCACTATGGTAACATGCAGAGGCACAATGCAGATGGATGGGAATCAAAAAGGAAATGCCTCAAAAATAATGCGGGAACTCcaacccttttctttttttccgtGTCAAAATCATGTCCTTGTCATTTCCTTTACAGTCTGCTTATTTCTTGGGTCATGATAACCTTGATCTTCCTTTTGAAGAGGAGGACATAACACTGTACTTGTTATTTCTGATCATGTGATGTATTTAAGAGCATATGGTTTTAATGAACCTTTTCAAGTTTTAAAGCTTGATTAAACATATTATAGTTAAGTAATATTTAGAGGGTGCTTTGAATCATCCATTCGTAGCTTTACAATACATGGTATTACCCCAGCAAAAATGATGACAGGCAAAATAGTATTACACAATAAGTGAAGTCCAATTTTTATATTTACTCTTGAGTTACAGGACACTTTTAAAgtgtaaataaacaaatcaatcaaAAACAGTTGTGTACATGTGGCAGGAAAAAGTAAAGCCACAATCTTACAGATAAGGTTATTACACCATTACTATAATTGCCTAAAATAGGTCTGTATGGATTTATACCGCAATTTTAAGGGATATTAATTACTATGGAGTTATGCATGAAGGCACTTTATACAAATAAAGTACATATGTAATTGCAACTGTAATAAGATACATAACAAACTAGAAACTACACTATAAATGCACAACTACATGAGT
The Acipenser ruthenus chromosome 10, fAciRut3.2 maternal haplotype, whole genome shotgun sequence DNA segment above includes these coding regions:
- the LOC117411499 gene encoding microtubule-associated protein 2-like isoform X15, with protein sequence MDTQSQGGAVSGQAPTLSSDLKEAERSEEKSNVQPKTEPQTTPPSEEDNKEDHAPTPQSKDSETLPLKGIETPAVTEPPKAESGPSGSTASPAEGKIQSEDSTKLLSKESDKCTDIVKDSSEIPANTAEKSDKTYPEDQKVNLTDVSQTKDTPAGKLPGDVDVPSSPKPQAPDSQSTKDKPQELITEPLISLTKTGVGSLDKAEVTKQDKDVKPDALQAVDLSVKKEAVIISQEAASSKEEHSSVKTQENKEDKEEVKSEIDVFGAAESESKLVLDPKKEPEKRGASSIKPSEPCEDKKDADVKQPQTSLAGAPDSKLNEEAPTEVLPTDQTGKVIETKLEPAEKEETQASIQEKEITEAKIQPALHDKDEPCSALDLHLKSTEKDKSGMSAYFETSALKEEEAKADAQQGEGYYELSDAREKASESFQRVIDESDASGLMETFQIAGDIASVQEISYSTLAQTQDVKPAVDKPDILKSPVKEELKTLPTLEKKKDEGRLSVGRLSLEQRSYSLNIPIASLESPRTFSPLASDILSFTSGSLDEPTDYLPVTTPAVEKRPVFPPVILETTDADSPTSLPTGESKPSSQTESPTESQFQMKDYYKNGSVMAPDLPEMLDLAGARSRLTSESTDTELIRRKSVPADIPALVGDTLAQLAIVDMSQKAARSESQEEIGYCVFSEYTGPMPSPADLHSPLGSPLQIFTTPVLEEYKEEIMKATESMETQAEPAEKEVLMEEPKAEETRKEETTEDKEVKEDSSKVEPLDQHDGSCEIKESVTMEGVSKESSKAETDAQVGVSGNEEEKESELDLPAKPKVVPDVKRQTVPEVEEQEMPSEDKASESLKTDQQEEVKKGTDEVQPDKTSQEAIPEPQPKAKPLEEVIPEGMKPEHSAEEKTDVKADSKNELQAEGDSEKELQPDSASEKEPKSDAGSVKEPQLEDRSLSLAEGRELLETKDKMKDKPDLVHQEAYEEVDAEDAYQLMGVLGSNEEGGTKPKPVKQVPSIEVTIEVYKAAESKQTVEELPPTAKVADEERPEEERPDEERPEEERPKEAPLEPVLAVEPVRPEEERPDEERPKEAPLEPVLAVEPARPEEERPEEERPDEERPKEAPLEPVLAVEPARPEEERPEEAPLEPVLAVEPARPEEERLEEAPLEPVLAVEPARPEEERPEEERPEEAPLEPVLAVEPAPVTLEAQAMEAVEQKEGGGIIEDAVEVGEEPKEVLEEIAPVTQISTEDVDTDQTLETRGAIESIVTVEDDFITVVQTIEEGDDSCHSVRFSDPVEGAVMQDATEDEDGQAEVAEEEEIQAASLEELPVAPSSPEKEVPVSECRTETYDEYKDETTIDDSILDTDSAWQDAQDDDRSIMTEKIEPLPKTESPKIRRPSVEKHAKDKALSRGKGRVSTPERKAAKKEPSMVPRDDMKKKKAVFKKAELTKKSDIQTRSPSRKIPLKPAVRYPRPAHHHSSAKRKPTAVAAAEGRQPLSTARQSRDKIANSSSSALTKIPTTKERAAAAFFPPRPSSACSLTENKSYLKSELYSVRPSSAGSRVYNINDTVQDGTTQSPEKRSSLPRPSSILTSRRAGPADHEESSTSITSSGSTAPRRPTSIRSEGRAEQRASRSGVAGTDHARSRSARSGTCTPITPGSTAITPCTPPSYSCRTPGTPGTPSYPRTPRTPGTPRSMSLARQEKKVAIIRTPPKSPATPKQLRPLNQPLPDLKNVKSKIGSTDNIKYQPKGGQVHIPSVKVDFSHIQAKCGSLEKRQYSPTVGNIQIQSKKIDLSHVTSKCGSLSNIRYRPGGGNIRIESVKLDFKDKAHAKVGSLDNARHTPGGGQIQIESHKLSFRESARARVDHGAEIVTQSPGMSGSTSPHHHSNVSSSGSINLLESPQLATLAEDVTAALAKQGL